The following coding sequences lie in one Calypte anna isolate BGI_N300 chromosome 7, bCalAnn1_v1.p, whole genome shotgun sequence genomic window:
- the BZW1 gene encoding basic leucine zipper and W2 domain-containing protein 1 isoform X2 has translation MNNQKPQKPTLSGQRFKTRKRDEKERFDPTQFQDCIIQGLTEAGTDLEAVAKFLDASGAKLDYRRYAETLFDILVAGGMLAPGGTLADDMTRTNVCVFAAQEDLETMQAFAQVFNKLIRRYKYLEKGFEDEVKKLLLFLKGFSESERNKLAMLTGILLANGTLNASILNSLYNENLVKEGVSAAFAVKLFKSWINEKDINAVAVSLRKVNMDNRLMELFPANKQSVEHFSKYFTEAGLKELSEYVRNQQTIGARKELQKELQEQMSRGDPFKDIILYVKEEMKKNNISEQTVVAIIWSSVMSTVEWNKKEELVAEQAIKHLKQYSPLLAAFTTQGQSESEAEEGD, from the exons ATGAATAATCAAAAGCCGCAGAAGCCGACGCTATCAGGCCAGCGTTTCAAAACTAGAAAAAGAG ATGAAAAAGAGAGGTTTGACCCTACCCAGTTCCAGGACTGTATTATTCAAGGTTTAACTGAAGCTGGCACTGACTTGGAGGCAGTAGCAAAGTTTCTTGATGCTTCTGGTGCAAAACTTGACTATCGCCGCTATGCAGAAACGCTTTTTGACATCCTGGTGGCTGGTGGAATGCTGG CCCCAGGTGGTACCTTGGCAGATGACATGACACGCACAAACGTCTGTGTGTTTGCAGCACAGGAAGACCTAGAAACCATGCAAGCATTTGCTCAG GTTTTTAACAAGCTAATCAGGCGTTACAAGTACCTGGAGAAAGGCTTTGAAGATGAAGTCAAAAAG TTGCTGCTGTTCCTGAAAGGGTTCTCAGAGTCTGAGAGGAACAAGCTGGCCATGCTGACAGGTATTCTGCTGGCCAATGGGACACTTAATGCCTCCATTCTCAACAGTCTGTACAATGAGAACTTGGTTAAGGAAG gtgtttctgcagcttttgcagTGAAGCTTTTCAAATCCTGGATCAATGAGAAAGATATTAATGCAGTGGCTGTCAGTCTGCGGAAAGTGAACATGGACAACAGGCTGATG GAACTCTTCCCAGCCAACAAGCAAAGTGTTGAACACTTCTCCAAGTACTTCACTGAAGCAGGACTGAAAGAACTTTCTGAGTATGTTCGGAACCAGCAAACCATAGGAGCTcggaaggagctgcagaaagagctgcaggaacaGATGTCCCGGGGAGATCCATTCAAGGAT ATAATCTTGTATGTGaaggaggaaatgaagaaaaacaacataTCAGAACAGACTGTGGTAGCCATAATCTGGTCAAGTGTCATGAGCACGGTGGAATGGAACAAAAAGGAGGAGCTGGTAGCAGAGCAAGCCATTAAGCACTTGAAG CAATACAGCCCTCTACTTGCTGCCTTTACTACCCAAGGTC
- the BZW1 gene encoding basic leucine zipper and W2 domain-containing protein 1 isoform X1 has translation MNNQKPQKPTLSGQRFKTRKRDEKERFDPTQFQDCIIQGLTEAGTDLEAVAKFLDASGAKLDYRRYAETLFDILVAGGMLAPGGTLADDMTRTNVCVFAAQEDLETMQAFAQVFNKLIRRYKYLEKGFEDEVKKLLLFLKGFSESERNKLAMLTGILLANGTLNASILNSLYNENLVKEGVSAAFAVKLFKSWINEKDINAVAVSLRKVNMDNRLMELFPANKQSVEHFSKYFTEAGLKELSEYVRNQQTIGARKELQKELQEQMSRGDPFKDIILYVKEEMKKNNISEQTVVAIIWSSVMSTVEWNKKEELVAEQAIKHLKQYSPLLAAFTTQGQSELTLLLKIQEYCYDNIHFMKAFQKIVVLFYKAEVLSEEPILKWYKDAHLAKGKSVFLEQMKKFVEWLKNAEEESESEAEEGD, from the exons ATGAATAATCAAAAGCCGCAGAAGCCGACGCTATCAGGCCAGCGTTTCAAAACTAGAAAAAGAG ATGAAAAAGAGAGGTTTGACCCTACCCAGTTCCAGGACTGTATTATTCAAGGTTTAACTGAAGCTGGCACTGACTTGGAGGCAGTAGCAAAGTTTCTTGATGCTTCTGGTGCAAAACTTGACTATCGCCGCTATGCAGAAACGCTTTTTGACATCCTGGTGGCTGGTGGAATGCTGG CCCCAGGTGGTACCTTGGCAGATGACATGACACGCACAAACGTCTGTGTGTTTGCAGCACAGGAAGACCTAGAAACCATGCAAGCATTTGCTCAG GTTTTTAACAAGCTAATCAGGCGTTACAAGTACCTGGAGAAAGGCTTTGAAGATGAAGTCAAAAAG TTGCTGCTGTTCCTGAAAGGGTTCTCAGAGTCTGAGAGGAACAAGCTGGCCATGCTGACAGGTATTCTGCTGGCCAATGGGACACTTAATGCCTCCATTCTCAACAGTCTGTACAATGAGAACTTGGTTAAGGAAG gtgtttctgcagcttttgcagTGAAGCTTTTCAAATCCTGGATCAATGAGAAAGATATTAATGCAGTGGCTGTCAGTCTGCGGAAAGTGAACATGGACAACAGGCTGATG GAACTCTTCCCAGCCAACAAGCAAAGTGTTGAACACTTCTCCAAGTACTTCACTGAAGCAGGACTGAAAGAACTTTCTGAGTATGTTCGGAACCAGCAAACCATAGGAGCTcggaaggagctgcagaaagagctgcaggaacaGATGTCCCGGGGAGATCCATTCAAGGAT ATAATCTTGTATGTGaaggaggaaatgaagaaaaacaacataTCAGAACAGACTGTGGTAGCCATAATCTGGTCAAGTGTCATGAGCACGGTGGAATGGAACAAAAAGGAGGAGCTGGTAGCAGAGCAAGCCATTAAGCACTTGAAG CAATACAGCCCTCTACTTGCTGCCTTTACTACCCAAGGTCAGTCAGAGCTGACTCTTCTGTTGAAGATTCAGGAGTATTGTTATGACAACATTCACTTCATGAAGGCCTTCCAGAAAATAGTGGTGCTCTTCTACAAAG CTGAAGTGCTGAGTGAGGAACCCATCCTGAAGTGGTACAAAGATGCTCATCTTGCAAAAGGAAAGAGTGTGTTTCTGGAGCAGATGAAAAAGTTTGTCGAATGGCTCAAGAATGCTGAAGAAG
- the BZW1 gene encoding basic leucine zipper and W2 domain-containing protein 1 isoform X3, which yields MLLVQNLTIAAMQKRFLTSWWLVECWPQVFNKLIRRYKYLEKGFEDEVKKLLLFLKGFSESERNKLAMLTGILLANGTLNASILNSLYNENLVKEGVSAAFAVKLFKSWINEKDINAVAVSLRKVNMDNRLMELFPANKQSVEHFSKYFTEAGLKELSEYVRNQQTIGARKELQKELQEQMSRGDPFKDIILYVKEEMKKNNISEQTVVAIIWSSVMSTVEWNKKEELVAEQAIKHLKQYSPLLAAFTTQGQSELTLLLKIQEYCYDNIHFMKAFQKIVVLFYKAEVLSEEPILKWYKDAHLAKGKSVFLEQMKKFVEWLKNAEEESESEAEEGD from the exons ATGCTTCTGGTGCAAAACTTGACTATCGCCGCTATGCAGAAACGCTTTTTGACATCCTGGTGGCTGGTGGAATGCTGG CCCCAG GTTTTTAACAAGCTAATCAGGCGTTACAAGTACCTGGAGAAAGGCTTTGAAGATGAAGTCAAAAAG TTGCTGCTGTTCCTGAAAGGGTTCTCAGAGTCTGAGAGGAACAAGCTGGCCATGCTGACAGGTATTCTGCTGGCCAATGGGACACTTAATGCCTCCATTCTCAACAGTCTGTACAATGAGAACTTGGTTAAGGAAG gtgtttctgcagcttttgcagTGAAGCTTTTCAAATCCTGGATCAATGAGAAAGATATTAATGCAGTGGCTGTCAGTCTGCGGAAAGTGAACATGGACAACAGGCTGATG GAACTCTTCCCAGCCAACAAGCAAAGTGTTGAACACTTCTCCAAGTACTTCACTGAAGCAGGACTGAAAGAACTTTCTGAGTATGTTCGGAACCAGCAAACCATAGGAGCTcggaaggagctgcagaaagagctgcaggaacaGATGTCCCGGGGAGATCCATTCAAGGAT ATAATCTTGTATGTGaaggaggaaatgaagaaaaacaacataTCAGAACAGACTGTGGTAGCCATAATCTGGTCAAGTGTCATGAGCACGGTGGAATGGAACAAAAAGGAGGAGCTGGTAGCAGAGCAAGCCATTAAGCACTTGAAG CAATACAGCCCTCTACTTGCTGCCTTTACTACCCAAGGTCAGTCAGAGCTGACTCTTCTGTTGAAGATTCAGGAGTATTGTTATGACAACATTCACTTCATGAAGGCCTTCCAGAAAATAGTGGTGCTCTTCTACAAAG CTGAAGTGCTGAGTGAGGAACCCATCCTGAAGTGGTACAAAGATGCTCATCTTGCAAAAGGAAAGAGTGTGTTTCTGGAGCAGATGAAAAAGTTTGTCGAATGGCTCAAGAATGCTGAAGAAG